ACATCGTCCGGAACGCCGCGAACATGCACGGCTGCGACGTCGAGTTTTCGACGGGTGCCGAAGCACCGAGCGCGACGAGCGACCAGGAACTCGTCGATATCGTCGCCGACGTCGCGGGCCGGACCGAGGGAGTTTCGAGCGTCCTCGAGCGCGACGAACTCGGCGGCAGCGAGGACGCGACGTTCCTGATGCAGGCCGTCCAGGACAACGGCGGCAACGCCTGCTACGTCGGCATCGGCACGGACCACCCCGGCGGCCACCACAGCGCGACGTTCGACGTGGACGAAGAGAGCCTCCAGCACGGCGTCGACGTGCTTACCGGCGCAGTTGAGCAGATCAGCCGCGACTGATAGCCGTAGGCTGGACTACCCTGCTACCCAGGCTGGTCTCATACCGCCGGCATCGAGACATGCAAACGCTTTTCTATACCACATATAAGTGTTGAAACAACTGGCAGGAACAGCCCTGTGCGGTTTGTCAATGACGAGGACAAGCGAGACACTCCAGCGGACTCGAGTACGAGTGGGTCTCTGGCTACGGATAGTAGCCGCCGGTTCGATCGCCACACTCGGGTTCGTCTGCTTGTTTCTCATCGAGGTCGCAGCCATCACGCTGATGTCGATGTTCATGCTTGTGCTGGCCCCGTTTGCAGTTGCCATGTTGCTGCTTTTCATCGGGCTCTGGGTGTTCACTGCGGGACTCTACCGCCGGCTGATGCCGACCTCGCTGGTCGTTGGTCGAATTTCGAACAAGTGGTTGGGCGAGCTCGAGCAGGTCGCACACCAGGTCACAAACCCCAGGGACGGCCTCGAGAGGCGGCCGATCGCACTCATGCTGTCCGCGCTCGTCGTCTGGATCGTCGGAGTCGCAATCGTCGAATCCATCACGCTGATCTCGAGGTTTGACGCACTCCTCGTGGTCAGCACGGTCATCGGTGTCGGCAGCGCGACATACTACACGGGCAAAACGATCACCGAAGAACGTGGCCGCGGGGGAGTCGTCGAAGCGCAACTCGTAGACGATATCGACGTCCTCGAGACTACTGCGGCTGCTACCGAGAAACTAGCCGGTGGGGCCGAATACAGTCTCGAGGAGCTTCAGGCGCGCGTCGATCGCCTCGCGGCGCAGGCGGGTGCCCCCGCACCGACCGTTCGGCTCGGCCGCGAACGAGTGCCGTTCGCGGCGACGGTCGGCTTCCGACCGGGCACCTCGACCATCATCGTCTCGGTCGGCCTCTGTACCGCGCTCTCGACCCGCGAACTCGAGGCCGTGCTCGCACACGAACTCGCCCACGCTGTCAATCGGGATGCGGCGGTTCTGACCGCGCTGGCCCTGCCCAACGCGAAGTTCGAGACGATGCTCGAGACGGCACTCGCGGACCCACACGACGACTCAGCAACCCCGATACAGGCCCATCCGATGCTCTTGCTGGTTGCGCTTCCGATCGTCGCGTTCACGCGAGCGTCGGTGATTCTTGTCACCAGATACCGCGAGTACGTCGCCGACCGTGGTGCTGTCGCACTCACGGGCGACCCGGCGGCGCTCGCGAGCGCCCTCGAGACATTGGACCAGGAATTCACTCGTCGTCCCTCACGTGACCTCCGTACTCATCACTCGACAGCGGCCTTTTCTATCGTCCCGCCGCCGTGGGAGGAACACCGGTTTTTCGACCGCTCGAGGCGGTTCGTGGCTCGGCGGCTGCTCGGAACGCATCCACCCACAAAAAAGCGGATCGAACGGCTGCGATTCGAGACGCCGGATTCGGCGGCGACCGGCGATCAGTAGCCGTCGTCTTCGTCGCCGTCGTAGTCGTCGTCTTCGTCGCCGTCGTAGTCGTCGTCCATGTCGTCGTGCTCGTAATCGACGACGACCTCGAGGTCGAAGGGTTCGTCAGCGGGGGCCGCGTCGGGCTCGAGGTAGCCGACCGCGAACGCGGAGTAGACGGTTCCGGCTTCGGGTTCGACATCGAACGTCGCGACGACGTCGCCGTCGTTGTCCTCGGTCGCGGGGCGGACCTCGAGTGTGTACGCGTCGGGGGCGACCTCGACGGCCGCAGCGTCGCCGAAGGCGGCGTCCTCGACCAGCACCGTCTCGCCGTCACCCACCGTTACGTCGACGGCCGGAGCGTCGGGCGAGGCATGGACGAGTCGGACCCGTGCGTCCTCGCCGGGATCGCTCAGGTCGTCCTCGAGGACGACCGGCTCGAAGGGCTGGTTCTCCTCGGCCAGTTCGCCGAGGGCGGCGATCGTGTAGTCGCCGTCGCCGACCTCGACTTCGTCGTCGAAGACGACGGTGTCGGCGTCGCCCGCGGCCGTGATCATCACGTCGTACGTCTCGGGCGGGAGCTCGAGATAGTCGCTAACCGCGCGGTAGGGCACGTCCTCGAGGGTGGGTTCGCCGTCGACCCAGACGTCGACGTTCGGCGCGTCGGGCGAGAGGTGGGCGACGCGGACGCCGGCGTCGTGGTCGTCCATCTCGTCGTCGTGTTCGTCGTCGCTGTGCTCGTCATCGTCGTGTCCGTCGTCGGCGTGATCGTCCGCGTCGTCGTTCGCTGCGTCGTCGTCGCCACCTAAGCAACCCGCAACTGCGATGACCCCGGTTGTGCCGATCAGTGACAGTGCACGTCGGCGCGTGTGGTTTTCTACCATCACCACTACATAACCTGTCGACACGAATAGCCAAGACTCCTAACTAAGTAGGTTTTTGGCCAAATCATATTTAAGTCATTAGATGGTTAAGATCGGCAAAAGTTAACTACGTCAACCAGGGAGATGCACAGTTGTTCGAGTTTTGCTGGCCGGGAGCGGGCTCCGAGCACCGCGAGGAGTCCGCGACCCTACGGAAGAGCGTGCTCTTCGGAGCGGCGAGGGACCAGAGGTCCCTCGAGCAGTCGGCGCTTCGCGCCGACTGCAAGCGATTCCGTCGGGATCGCCCAGTCCAAAAGAGCGCGAGGCGCTCTTTTGAAGATCTCACCGAGGGACATCGCGCTGTGGGGCAGCTATGCTGCCGTCAGCGCGACAGACCGTGGTTCGAAAGACGCCTCCGGCGTCTTTCGTCATCAAGCGAGATCTTCGGTCTCGCGGACCTCGCAAATCTTCGATTCGCTCAGTCACGAGAGGCCGAAGCTCTCTCGAACGACAGAGTAAAATTTCGGTGTTAGTACTTCGGCTCCGCCCCGGTCGTCTCGTAGACGTTTTCCATCAACTCGTCGCGTCGGTCCTGCCACCCCGCGAGTCCCTCCGGACTGGTCGGGTACTGCTCGTAGTGGGCCAGCAGGTCGTCGGCACAGCGCTTGGTCTGGTAGAGATTCCAGATAGTCCCCCAGTGACCGCGGCTCTTGATCAGGGACTCGAGTTTGAGCTTCAGGCCGATATCCGTACTCCCCGAGTAGAGCGCCTCGGCGAGTTTGTCGCCGGGCATCGCTGCGAGCAGCCCCATCAGGTCGTCGACGTCGATAGCCGTCGAGAGGATATTGTAGACATCTAAGGCGGCGTAGCGCGCCCCGAAATGCTCCATGACGCGCTCGTTGTACTCCCAGAAGGTCGCCTCGCTGAAGTCGCCGGTCTCGAGTGCTTCGATCGCCTGATCGGCGGCGTACTTGCCGCCGTAGGCTGCGCCGGCGATGCCGCCGCCGGTGGTGGGGTTGACGTGACCCGCGGCGTCGCCGACGGCCATGTAGCCGGGGTGGACGGCCGAGTCGTAGGGCCGGCGGGTGGGGAGGGCGGCACCGAGTTTGTCCTCGACTTCTGCGCCCTCGAACTCCGCGCGGTTCTCGAGGTCCTTCTTGAGGTCCGCGACGAGCTTCATGGGTTCCTCGGTCATCTGGAAGCCCAGCCCGGCATTGATCTCGGTGTCGGTGCGCGGGAAGTACCAGAGGTAGCCCGCGGCGCGCTCGGTCGGTTTGAACACGAGGGCGTCGTCCCACTCGACGGGCTCTTCCACGTGGACGATCTCGCGGTAGGCCGAGCAAAAGTGCGAGTAGTTGACGTTGGTATCGAAGGTCGAATCCGAGAAGTCGACGTTGTCCTGCAACACCGACAGCGACCCGGCCGCGTCGATGACGATGTCGGCTTCGTACGTCATCGGGTCGCCCTTGCGGATCGTGTCGACGCCCGTCACGCGGCCGTCGTCGGCCTGTCTAACGTTCGTAACCACGGTGTCGTACTGGAACTCGACCCCGGTGTCCTCGGCACCCTCGATGATGCGTCGGCCGTACTCCCAGCGGTCGATGACCGCCAGTTCGCCGGGGACGGGAATCTCGAGGACGGTGTCCTCCTGGGGAATCTCGAAGCGTCCGTGGTCGACGCCCGTATTGGTGAAGGCCGGCTCGAGTTTCGACTTCGGGATCGCCTCGGGGAACGCGTCCGCACCCTTCAGTGCGTCCCCGCAGGCGATGTGGCCCGCCTCTGTCTCCGTCTTGCGCTCGAGAACGACGGCGTCGTAGCCTTCGCGTGCGACGGTCGCTGCGGCGTAACATCCTGCAGTCCCGGCACCGACGACGACCACGTCCGGGCTGCGAGTTTCGGACGTGGCGGTGGTGGCGGACTGCTCCTGCGTGCTCATACCCACACTGTCCGACCACGGGAAGAAAACGTTTTATGTGTGATTTGTCGCTCTCGGAGAGCCAGATGGAGGTGGCCGTGAATCCGTCCACTGGTATCGACACGCGCGGGCGGCGTTCGTCCGGCCGAACAGGTTTCGATCGGCGATTTTCGTTGTGCCGGATACGACAGATAGTCGATAAAGAGTTTTAGTGGGGTCGTTCGTAGCTGCCTGTATGACAGAGTACGCGATCGAGTTCGTCGGAACCGGCGAGACGATCACCTGCACGGACAAGGAGACCATCCTCAGTCGCTGTCTCGAGGAGGGTATCGCTCAGGAGTACTCCTGCCGCGTCGGGATGTGTCTGGCCTGTTCGGCCGAGATTCTCGAGGGCGAGGTCACCCAGCCTGCGGCTCGAGGCCTGACGGAGGAGGAAGCGGAAAACTACGCACTGACCTGTATGGCCCGCCCGCAGTCGGACCTGAAACTCGATCGCGGGAAGTACCCGCCGAGCATCGAGGGGGATCTCGAGAGCAGCGCCACGGGTGACACAGCCGCTGCGGACGATTAACGCGACGTCCGCTACGGGACATCATTTCTCATCCGATCGGAGCGCTATGAAGTTTCCCACTACCGAGTGGCGGAACCCGTCTCGCGTCAACAGCCGGGAATCGGAGTTCAAGGCGTACTCTCCCAGAAAAGTGTGGGTCGATGGAATTTTGAAACCCTACTGCATCAGGACCGGGGTTCAACCATGTCCGCGACGCTGAACTGCACGCTCGAATCGATATCTACAGCCGGGTTCGATCCAGGCGTTGTCGGCAGTGCTCGAGCCTTCCCATTACGCCCGACCAGTTTTTGGCTAGCTTTTTACTACACAAGAATTATACATTTTTACTCGAGCCAACTCGTATATGTCTGACAAAAATACTGATGGGGTCGAATCAGTGGCTACCACGGAATCACCACTTGACCGTCGGACGCTATTAAAAGGTATAAGCGGGAGTACAGTTGCATTCGGCGCCAGTATCGGTACTTCCACTGTTTCGGCAGCCCAGAACGACGAGCCACCAGTCACCGAGGTCGACAATGGGCAGGCGAGGAAGGCGATCGGTCGTGCGAGGCGATCGGATGCATTCAAGGAGCTCAAATCGTATCTTCGTGACGCGTACGATCTCATCGTCCCATCTCGGGATGCAAGAGTGTTCGAGGCTGAAGGGCCCGAGGGAACGGCGTACGAGGTCGTCTCGTTTTACCCGAAGCGTCGAGGTCAGGGATCGAACGAGAATACGCAGTACAGTCTCGCTGTGACGCTCCGTGGCTCGAGTGTTGTCTCCAATAAAGCAACAATCGTTTCGTTCGATGACGGCGATATCCCTACCGACGCTACCTCAATCAGCGTCCGCGAGGGCGATATCGAAGAGTCGGAGGAATCAGTCGAAATAAACGATCCGGAAGACCCAGAGACATCAGCCGGCCATGAAACGACAGGTGCGGAAACGGCGTCCGTAACGGTGCAATCGACGAGTTGTAACCTCTGTCGAACGATCTTCGATCTGGCTTGCGTCGTAGGTTGTGGAGTTGGCGCTGCAGCACTCTGCTTACTGGCTGGTGTGACGACGTTCGGCACCGGATTCATCGTGTGTGCAGGGGTCACTGCAGCCGTCTGCTATTTCATCCAACGGTTCGGTTGCACGCCCCCTTCCAGAACCGCCTGCACGGAGATGAGCTACTGTTAGTACCTACCAACACAATATACACAACAATATGTTCGAAAATTCATCCGACAGTTTGGCCGTTCAATCCTCGATCCTTTTCGGAGTCGTTTTCCTCGTCTTCTTCGGGCTGTCCGTTCTATTCGGCGATTCGATACGTCGAGGTGCACTCTACGGGTTCGTGATCGCGGCTGCCTTCGCCGGCGCGGCAATGATCCTCCTGTCCCGATAGTTCGTCACCCACGACTCCGGTTCGTACGAGCACACGAGAATCTGGGACCGATCACGCCACGCGGTTCTTCAGCGACTCGCCCGCCTGGAACCGGCGGACGTTCTCGCGGACCAGTTCGGCGATATCGAGGTGGTAGCGGTTCGTCGCCGAGCCGCGGTGTGGCGTCACGATGACGTTCTCGAGGTCCCAGAGCGGTGACGACGGCGGCAGTGGCTCCGTCTCGAAGACGTCCAGTGCGGCGCCGGCGATCGCGTCCGTTTCCAGCGCTTCGACCAGCGCCGCCTCGTCGACGAGCGGCCCGCGGGCGACGTTGATCAGGTAGGCGTCCGTCCGCATCGCGTCCAAAATCCGCTCATCGATCATCCCCTCGGTTTCCGGCGTGTGCGGGGCCGCGAGCGCGACGAATCGGGCGTCGGCGACAGCGTCCTCGAGCGCGGGCGGGTCGTAGATCCGCGAAACCGATGGCACGGACCCCTCGGAGCGACGGACGCCGACGACCTCCATGCCGAGGGCGTCGGCTCGCTCCGCGATAGCAGTGCCGATCGTTCCGAGACCGACGACGCAGAGCCGTTCGTCCGAGAGCGTAAACGGGCGCTCGTAGGCCGGGTCGTGCCACTCTCGTTCTCCCTGGTGATCGCGGTACACGTGCAGCAGTCGCGCCAGCGACAGCATGTAGCCGACGGCGAGTTCCCCGACGGTCTCGCCGTGGATCCCGGAGCTGTTGGTGAGCGGTACCCCGGCGCCCTCGTAGGCGTCGGTGTCGAACGCGTCGTATCCCGCGCGGATGCAGTGGACCCAGCCCGCCTCGAGAAATTCCGGGCGCGGTTCGAACGAGGCGACCGCGTCCGTCGAGGCGTAGGACGCCTCGTCCCCGACGAGTTCGACCCGAACGTCGAGGCCGTCGAACGCGTCGACGAACGCCGCCTTCGGGATCTTCGTCCCGACCGATTCGTGCAGACACAGCCGCTCGAGTGGTGCCATCTATCTCGACTGACTGGCGTCGCGTGCAAGAACGTTTTCGGGAGCCGTTCGCCGTCCCACCCGCTGTGCGTATAAAAATACTCGCCGAATTGATCGTCCCCTCGAGTGACGAAAATGGACTCCTCCCGGTCTGCTCCCGTTTGCGAGCGGTGACTGCCGACTGAACTCAGTCGACGAAGTCGATGTCTTCGCCCTGTGCGGGCGCTTCGGGCTGGACGGCCTCGCCGTCGGGCTTGCCGTAGATCTGTGGCGACTCGACGCCGGTGACGACGATCATCGTCCGCATGCTGCCCTCGAGGCTCTCGTCGATCGAGGTCCCCCAGATGAT
Above is a window of Natronorubrum tibetense GA33 DNA encoding:
- a CDS encoding M48 family metallopeptidase, whose translation is MGLWLRIVAAGSIATLGFVCLFLIEVAAITLMSMFMLVLAPFAVAMLLLFIGLWVFTAGLYRRLMPTSLVVGRISNKWLGELEQVAHQVTNPRDGLERRPIALMLSALVVWIVGVAIVESITLISRFDALLVVSTVIGVGSATYYTGKTITEERGRGGVVEAQLVDDIDVLETTAAATEKLAGGAEYSLEELQARVDRLAAQAGAPAPTVRLGRERVPFAATVGFRPGTSTIIVSVGLCTALSTRELEAVLAHELAHAVNRDAAVLTALALPNAKFETMLETALADPHDDSATPIQAHPMLLLVALPIVAFTRASVILVTRYREYVADRGAVALTGDPAALASALETLDQEFTRRPSRDLRTHHSTAAFSIVPPPWEEHRFFDRSRRFVARRLLGTHPPTKKRIERLRFETPDSAATGDQ
- a CDS encoding DUF4397 domain-containing protein, encoding MVENHTRRRALSLIGTTGVIAVAGCLGGDDDAANDDADDHADDGHDDDEHSDDEHDDEMDDHDAGVRVAHLSPDAPNVDVWVDGEPTLEDVPYRAVSDYLELPPETYDVMITAAGDADTVVFDDEVEVGDGDYTIAALGELAEENQPFEPVVLEDDLSDPGEDARVRLVHASPDAPAVDVTVGDGETVLVEDAAFGDAAAVEVAPDAYTLEVRPATEDNDGDVVATFDVEPEAGTVYSAFAVGYLEPDAAPADEPFDLEVVVDYEHDDMDDDYDGDEDDDYDGDEDDGY
- a CDS encoding geranylgeranyl reductase family protein, with product MSTQEQSATTATSETRSPDVVVVGAGTAGCYAAATVAREGYDAVVLERKTETEAGHIACGDALKGADAFPEAIPKSKLEPAFTNTGVDHGRFEIPQEDTVLEIPVPGELAVIDRWEYGRRIIEGAEDTGVEFQYDTVVTNVRQADDGRVTGVDTIRKGDPMTYEADIVIDAAGSLSVLQDNVDFSDSTFDTNVNYSHFCSAYREIVHVEEPVEWDDALVFKPTERAAGYLWYFPRTDTEINAGLGFQMTEEPMKLVADLKKDLENRAEFEGAEVEDKLGAALPTRRPYDSAVHPGYMAVGDAAGHVNPTTGGGIAGAAYGGKYAADQAIEALETGDFSEATFWEYNERVMEHFGARYAALDVYNILSTAIDVDDLMGLLAAMPGDKLAEALYSGSTDIGLKLKLESLIKSRGHWGTIWNLYQTKRCADDLLAHYEQYPTSPEGLAGWQDRRDELMENVYETTGAEPKY
- a CDS encoding 2Fe-2S iron-sulfur cluster-binding protein, with translation MTEYAIEFVGTGETITCTDKETILSRCLEEGIAQEYSCRVGMCLACSAEILEGEVTQPAARGLTEEEAENYALTCMARPQSDLKLDRGKYPPSIEGDLESSATGDTAAADD
- a CDS encoding halocin C8-like domain-containing protein, translating into MSDKNTDGVESVATTESPLDRRTLLKGISGSTVAFGASIGTSTVSAAQNDEPPVTEVDNGQARKAIGRARRSDAFKELKSYLRDAYDLIVPSRDARVFEAEGPEGTAYEVVSFYPKRRGQGSNENTQYSLAVTLRGSSVVSNKATIVSFDDGDIPTDATSISVREGDIEESEESVEINDPEDPETSAGHETTGAETASVTVQSTSCNLCRTIFDLACVVGCGVGAAALCLLAGVTTFGTGFIVCAGVTAAVCYFIQRFGCTPPSRTACTEMSYC
- the ddh gene encoding D-2-hydroxyacid dehydrogenase — its product is MAPLERLCLHESVGTKIPKAAFVDAFDGLDVRVELVGDEASYASTDAVASFEPRPEFLEAGWVHCIRAGYDAFDTDAYEGAGVPLTNSSGIHGETVGELAVGYMLSLARLLHVYRDHQGEREWHDPAYERPFTLSDERLCVVGLGTIGTAIAERADALGMEVVGVRRSEGSVPSVSRIYDPPALEDAVADARFVALAAPHTPETEGMIDERILDAMRTDAYLINVARGPLVDEAALVEALETDAIAGAALDVFETEPLPPSSPLWDLENVIVTPHRGSATNRYHLDIAELVRENVRRFQAGESLKNRVA